The following coding sequences are from one Lolium rigidum isolate FL_2022 chromosome 6, APGP_CSIRO_Lrig_0.1, whole genome shotgun sequence window:
- the LOC124661397 gene encoding purple acid phosphatase 22-like gives MRVSWVTDERSRAASVVEYGTSPKKYTASAKGSHTTYRYGVYQSGAIHHVTIGPLKPSETYYYRCGKAGDEFSLRTPPANLPIEFAVVGDLGQTDWTRSTLSHIRGKDYDVLLLPGDLSYADRVQQRWDSFGRLVQPLASARPWMVTEGNHEMEPRQHDYDDAFVAYNNRWRMPHEESGSQSQSNLYYSFDAAGGAAHVVMLGSYAGFEEGSEQHAWLKKDLAGVDRRRTPWLLALLHAPWYNTNEAHQDEGESMRAAMERLLYEARVDVVFAGHVHAYERFTRIYDNKANSRGPMYITIGDGGNREGLASNFIEDHKSAHLSVFREASFGHGRLSIVNETSAVWRWHRNDDQYATVADEVWLESLSSSKPAPQAAACRSFRP, from the exons ATGCGGGTTTCCTGGGTCACCGACGAGCGGAGCAGGGCGGCGTCCGTGGTGGAGTACGGCACATCTCCGAAGAAGTACACGGCGTCCGCCAAGGGAAGCCACACGACGTACCGCTACGGTGTATACCAGTCCGGCGCGATTCACCACGTAACAATCGGCCCGCTCAAGCCCAGCGAGACCTACTACTACCGGTGCGGGAAGGCCGGCGACGAGTTCAGCCTCAGGACTCCTCCGGCGAACCTGCCCATCGAGTTCGCCGTCGTCGGCGACCTCGGGCAGACGGACTGGACCAGGTCGACGCTGTCGCACATCCGCGGCAAGGACTACGACGTGCTGCTGCTCCCCGGCGACCTGTCGTACGCGGACAGGGTGCAGCAGCGCTGGGACTCGTTCGGGCGGCTGGTGCAGCCGCTGGCGAGCGCCCGGCCGTGGATGGTGACGGAGGGCAACCACGAGATGGAGCCGCGCCAGCACGATTACGATGACGCGTTTGTTGCCTACAACAATCGGTGGCGCATGCCGCACGAGGAGAGCGGCTCCCAGTCGCAGTCCAACCTCTACTACTCCTTCgacgcggcgggcggcgcggcccatgtggTGATGCTGGGCTCGTACGCCGGTTTCGAGGAGGGGTCGGAGCAGCACGCGTGGTTGAAGAAGGACCTCGCCGGCGTGGACCGGCGGAGAACGCCGTGGCTACTGGCGCTGCTGCACGCGCCGTGGTACAACACCAACGAGGCACACCAGGACGAGGGCGAGAGCATGCGCGCCGCCATGGAGAGGCTCCTCTACGAGGCccgcgtcgacgtcgtcttcGCCGGACACGTTCACGCCTACGAGCGCTTT ACGAGGATCTACGACAACAAGGCCAACAGCCGGGGTCCAATGTACATCACCATCGGCGATGGCGGCAACAGggaaggccttgcttccaa TTTCATCGAGGATCACAAGTCGGCGCATCTTTCGGTGTTCCGGGAGGCAAGCTTCGGGCACGGACGACTGAGCATCGTCAACGAGACGAGCGCCGTGTGGAGGTGGCACCGTAACGACGACCAGTACGCCACCGTGGCTGACGAGGTTTGGCTGGAGAGCTTGTCTAGTTCAAAGCCGGCGCCCCAAGCAGCCGCATGCCGGTCGTTTCGCCCATGA
- the LOC124667007 gene encoding splicing factor SF3a60 homolog, with protein sequence MASSVLEATRAAHEDLERLERLAVRELQRDPANARDRLFQSHRVRNIIDLLVTTSDRLVEIYEDKDGARKEEISNHLTAPAQDDIFHKFFDRLKDIRESHRRNHSARFVSDADDHEELLKEEPAIEFSGEEAFGRYLDLHELYNEFINSKFGSLMEYSAYVGTFSQTEKITHSLKATRQYKEYLEHILEYLTYFLRRTEPLQDLQKIFTKLESDFEEQWANGEVPGWENRGTEKESVLQESEVDLDYYNSVEELVELGPEKLKEALAARGLKGGGTVQQRAERLFLLKHTPLEQLDRKHFVKGSRSSVSNVPSNGNNSKDDLKKEIALIEVKMRRLCEILDEIIVRTKENAEKKLTLTYEEMEAEREEEEVQADSESDDEDQQIYNPLKLPMGWDGKPIPYWLYKLHGLGQEFKCEICGNHSYWGRRAYERHFKEWRHQHGMRCLGIPNTKNFNEITSIEEAKALWERIQSKQGLNKWRPDLEEEYEDTDGNIYNKKTYTDLQRQGLI encoded by the exons atggcgtcgtCGGTGCTGGAGGCCACGCGGGCGGCGCACGAGGACCTGGAGCGGCTCGAGCGCCTGGCGGTGCGCGAGCTGCAGCGCGACCCCGCCAACGCGCGCGACCGCCTCTTCCAGTCCCACCGCGTCCGCAACATCATCGACCTCCTCGTCACCACCTCCGACAGGCTC GTGGAAATCTACGAAGACAAGGACGGTGCTAGGAAGGAAGAGATCTCCAACCATTTGACTGCTCCAGCACAAGACGACATCTTCCACAAGTTCTTTGACAGGCTCAAAGAT ATCCGTGAATCCCATAGGCGGAATCACTCCGCTCGTTTTGTCAGTGATGCTGACGATCATGAAGAGCTACTAAAGGAGGAACCAGCTATTGAATTCTCTGGCGAG GAAGCATTTGGTCGGTACCTGGACTTGCATGAGCTCTACAACGAGTTCATAAATTCCAAGTTTGGATCGCTCATGGAATACTCGGCATATGTTGGCACTTTTTCTCAGACGGAGAAGATCACACATAGTCTAAAAGCTACCAG GCAATACAAAGAATATTTGGAGCATATTTTGGAATATCTGACATATTTTCTGCGTCGCACAGAGCCATTGCAAGATCTTCAGAAGATATTTACAAAG TTGGAAAGTGATTTTGAAGAACAGTGGGCCAATGGAGAAGTACCTGGCTGGGAAAATAGGGGCACAGAAAAAGAATCTGTGCTGCAAGAGTCTGAAGTAGACCTTGATTACTATAACTCTGTTGAAGAACTTGTAGAGCTTGGTCCGGAAAAGTTGAAAGAG GCTTTAGCTGCTCGTGGATTGAAAGGCGGTGGCACTGTTCAACAGCGTGCAGAGCGACTCTTCTTGCTGAAG CATACACCATTGGAACAATTGGACCGTAAGCATTTTGTAAAAGGTTCACGTAGTTCTGTCTCAAATGTGCCTTCTAATGGCAACAATTCCAAGGATGATTTGAAGAAGGAAATTGCCTTGATCGAAGTAAAGATGAGGCGCCTGTGTGAGATTCTTGATGAG ATCATTGTAAGAACAAAGGAAAATGCCGAGAAGAAACTGACTTTGACCTATGAAGAAATGGAAGCAGAACGAGAAGAG GAAGAAGTACAAGCTGATAGTGAAAGTGATGACGAAGACCAACAAATCTACAACCCTCTCAAGTTACCAATGGGCTGGGATGGAAAACCTATCCCCTATTGGCTCTATAAGCTTCACGGTCTTGGTCAG GAATTCAAGTGCGAGATATGTGGCAACCACAGTTACTGGGGGAGAAGGGCTTATGAGCGCCATTTCAAGGAGTGGCGCCACCAGCATGGGATGCGATGCCTTGGTATTCCTAATACCAAGAACTTCAATGAAATCACATCCATCGAG GAGGCCAAGGCACTCTGGGAGAGAATACAATCAAAGCAAGGGCTGAACAAGTGGCGGCCAGACTTGGAAGAAGAGTACGAGGATACAGATGGCAATATCTACAATAAGAAGACTTACACTGACCTGCAGCGGCAAGGCCTGATATAG